The following proteins are co-located in the Bathymodiolus thermophilus thioautotrophic gill symbiont genome:
- a CDS encoding FG-GAP repeat protein: MQAKTQKQVMALQNKAQKVVNKLNEEVVAIAEGVQHIQTQAGVAYQLNIKDFNTKKLNLIAKKIGDDLEVTLKEGVIIFDNYFNICATDLSCLVSLPTKDGGLYHIVADAFFTLEDDTQVVYFYGEQSIVSTESSAVSTDNNQSFFDVVTSNIGIVAAVVVGAVVVATSGSDKNGNDDDAPLTFTLADAGDFTDSAMVIVDNLKEGVTWQYSVDGGASFTDGAGSSFVLNEGAYAENAIQIKQTDAAGNTLAVIKNTSPVVVDTTNPLFTSATIVDVKTNTEASETIYEATAIDNNAVTYTLEDGNQKDKFTISKEGELRYKQKQTTVHNDDKVTIIATDAAGNETKQLVTVSVKDFVLSTSVVWNNIGDDNNINIAELAMATLSGTVTSTDSTFTDLNIASIVFKQNNAVVHTIDTALPVINNNTWTLNHDNAWASKLVDGNCTVVVNLSANSGGITGQGEAVVVIDIVAVTPVLNFTDTGSSNDGVTKNGTMTVGDLEAGATWQYSIDGGVNFTSGTGSSFILNEGTYAENTIQIKQTDVAGNTSSVFKNMSSVVVDATNPLFTSATIVNVEINTEASEMIYGATATDNNAVTYTLEDGNQKDKFTISKEGELRYKQKQTIAHNDDKVTIIATDAAGNKTKQLVTVSVKEIALLTTVIWNGISDDGIINIAELAVTTLSGAVTGLSNAGNVSITSIIFKQEGADVAYTLDSSLLPSINSDNTWTLVNNNTWTSQLNDGNNYIVTVNLSDNNGSDSNILLGQGKATAVTINKIVPATPTLNFTDTGSVNDDGITNNGIITVGDLESDTTWQYSINGGVNFTNGTGNSFTLIEGTYAVNAIRIKQINAIGNVSIVMTNDLTIVVDATPPAMPTFNFIDTGLSHEDRITNNGTMTVGGLVVDATWQYSIDGGTNFTSGTGSSFTLTEGTYAENSIQIKQFDVAGNASSVFKNTSPIVVDTTPPVAPGLTFVDTGSSSIDGITSNGTITVSGLVTDATWQYSIDGGTNFTSGTGSSFTLTEGIYAENSIQIKQFDVAGNTSSVFKNDSPIVIDTTSLAAPVLTFIDAGLTNTDHITNNGIVIVGGLVTGATWQYSINGGTSFTDGKDDSFVLAGGTYSTDAIQVKQTDVAGNSSSVVKNTFSIVVDTTDPIFAPQPTTVSILVNSPVATTVYSAQASNLSDGDVNYGITYSIKNADTSKFTITTNTGIVTYKTMQTTVHGNDTVTIIATDVAGNTAERVVAVSVRPLAIQGFTIHGENTDDLSGYSVSSAGDVNGDGLDDLIIGAKDASAAANKVKSGKFYVVFGSVGQAAVNLSDIALGTGGFAINGEHADDSIGYSVSSAGDVNGDGFDDLIVGAVGVDGRRSDVGKSYVIFGGNKVTDNGTTSVDLLGGFEIYGYDLDEGDGSGHSVSSAGDVNGDGLDDLIVGAAFANPDGKNNAGMSYVVFGKSDESSIYLKSSSPILGGFAIKGEIQGSYSGASVSSAGDVNGDGLDDVIIGAHNDTGKSYVVFGKADSNSVDLSDIASGTGGFVINGELSGSQSGFSVSSAGDVNGDGLDDLIIGAYKAYGGYYHVGKSYVVFGKTDKTAINLSDISSGTGGFAIKGDNGVAWDKSGYSVSSAGDVNGDGLDDLIIGAPGASLTESKRIVNGRSDMHRDEGKSYIVFGKTDGTVVNLINISLGRGGFVINGKNHGDQSGFSVAAAGDVNGDGLDDLIIGAYTASSNGKSNAGESFVVFGKTDTKAIGLVDISNTSGVTAHTVDFLGDDNNDTLTGTVADELFVTGLGNDVLTGNGGTDVFNAGKGDDIIIINADNLAKLSSKVLSSHLLARVDGGGNIDTLKLAGTDLTLDLTQIDNGRIQDIEIIDLTGSGNNTLKLNLNDLLDISSSTNVLKVMGDAGDKVDIELSSNAFIQGSAETKDGITYDIYSNANASTAKLWIDQDLAVV; the protein is encoded by the coding sequence ATGCAAGCAAAAACACAGAAACAAGTTATGGCGTTACAAAATAAAGCTCAAAAAGTCGTTAATAAACTTAACGAAGAGGTTGTTGCCATTGCTGAGGGTGTCCAGCACATCCAAACTCAAGCAGGTGTAGCGTATCAATTAAACATTAAAGATTTTAACACTAAAAAGTTAAACTTAATTGCCAAAAAAATCGGCGATGATTTGGAAGTGACACTAAAAGAAGGTGTTATTATCTTTGATAACTATTTTAATATTTGCGCCACTGATTTATCTTGCTTGGTTTCTTTGCCCACCAAAGACGGTGGACTTTACCATATTGTTGCCGATGCTTTCTTTACTTTAGAAGACGACACCCAAGTGGTGTATTTTTATGGCGAACAATCTATTGTTTCCACAGAATCTAGTGCCGTAAGCACAGATAACAACCAAAGCTTTTTTGATGTTGTTACTTCCAACATAGGAATCGTAGCTGCAGTTGTGGTTGGGGCTGTTGTAGTTGCCACTAGTGGCAGCGACAAGAATGGTAATGACGATGATGCACCACTAACATTTACCCTTGCAGATGCAGGCGACTTTACCGACAGTGCTATGGTTATTGTCGATAACTTGAAAGAAGGAGTAACTTGGCAGTATTCTGTTGATGGTGGCGCTAGTTTCACTGATGGTGCAGGTAGTAGTTTTGTGCTGAACGAAGGCGCTTATGCCGAGAATGCCATTCAGATTAAACAAACCGATGCAGCCGGCAATACCTTAGCCGTCATTAAGAATACTTCCCCTGTTGTTGTAGACACCACAAATCCTTTATTTACCAGCGCAACTATAGTTGATGTTAAAACAAACACCGAGGCATCGGAAACGATATATGAGGCAACAGCAATAGACAATAATGCAGTTACTTACACCTTAGAAGATGGCAATCAAAAAGACAAATTTACGATTAGTAAGGAGGGGGAACTAAGATACAAGCAAAAACAAACGACAGTACATAATGACGACAAAGTTACCATTATTGCCACTGATGCTGCAGGCAATGAAACAAAGCAACTTGTTACTGTGTCGGTGAAAGATTTTGTTTTATCTACCTCAGTTGTTTGGAATAATATTGGTGATGATAATAATATCAATATTGCGGAATTGGCAATGGCTACTTTGAGTGGTACAGTTACTTCCACTGATAGCACATTTACTGACTTAAATATTGCCAGCATTGTTTTCAAACAAAATAATGCTGTTGTTCACACGATTGACACCGCTCTTCCTGTTATTAATAACAACACTTGGACTTTAAACCACGACAACGCTTGGGCTTCAAAACTTGTCGATGGCAATTGCACTGTTGTTGTTAATCTTTCTGCTAATAGTGGCGGTATCACAGGTCAGGGGGAGGCGGTAGTAGTAATTGATATAGTCGCAGTAACACCCGTATTGAACTTTACAGATACAGGTTCATCAAATGATGGTGTTACCAAAAATGGCACAATGACTGTTGGTGATTTAGAGGCAGGTGCAACTTGGCAGTATTCTATTGATGGCGGTGTTAACTTTACCAGTGGTACAGGCAGTAGTTTTATACTAAATGAAGGTACTTATGCTGAAAATACTATTCAGATCAAACAAACTGATGTAGCTGGCAACACTTCAAGCGTTTTTAAAAATATGTCATCTGTTGTTGTGGACGCCACAAATCCTTTATTTACCAGCGCAACTATAGTTAATGTTGAAATAAACACCGAAGCATCGGAAATGATATATGGAGCAACAGCAACAGACAATAATGCAGTTACTTACACCTTAGAAGATGGCAATCAAAAAGACAAATTTACGATTAGCAAGGAGGGTGAATTAAGATACAAGCAAAAACAAACGATAGCACATAATGACGACAAAGTTACCATTATTGCCACTGATGCTGCAGGCAATAAAACAAAGCAACTCGTTACTGTGTCGGTGAAAGAGATTGCTTTACTCACCACAGTTATTTGGAATGGCATTAGTGATGATGGTATTATTAATATTGCGGAATTGGCAGTAACCACTTTAAGTGGTGCAGTTACTGGCTTAAGTAATGCCGGTAATGTCAGTATTACCAGTATTATCTTTAAACAAGAAGGTGCTGATGTCGCTTATACGCTTGACTCCAGCCTTCTTCCGAGTATTAATAGCGATAACACTTGGACTTTAGTCAACAACAACACCTGGACTTCACAACTTAATGACGGTAATAATTACATAGTTACCGTCAACCTTTCTGACAATAATGGCAGTGATAGCAATATTTTATTAGGTCAGGGAAAAGCAACAGCAGTAACGATTAACAAAATTGTTCCAGCAACGCCAACACTTAATTTTACAGATACTGGTTCAGTGAATGACGATGGTATTACCAACAATGGCATAATTACTGTTGGTGATTTAGAGTCAGATACAACTTGGCAGTATTCTATTAATGGTGGCGTTAACTTTACTAATGGTACAGGTAATAGTTTTACGCTAATTGAAGGCACTTATGCTGTCAATGCCATTCGGATTAAGCAAATTAATGCAATTGGTAATGTTTCAATCGTAATGACAAACGATTTAACTATTGTTGTGGACGCCACCCCTCCAGCAATGCCAACATTTAACTTTATAGATACAGGTTTATCGCACGAAGATCGTATTACCAACAATGGTACAATGACTGTTGGTGGTTTAGTGGTAGATGCAACTTGGCAGTATTCTATTGATGGTGGCACTAATTTTACTAGTGGCACAGGCAGTAGTTTTACGCTGACTGAGGGTACTTATGCTGAGAATAGCATTCAGATTAAACAATTTGATGTGGCTGGTAATGCCTCAAGCGTCTTTAAGAATACTTCGCCTATTGTCGTGGACACTACCCCTCCAGTAGCGCCAGGGTTAACTTTTGTAGATACAGGTTCATCAAGTATTGATGGCATTACCAGTAATGGCACGATTACTGTTAGTGGCTTGGTAACAGATGCAACTTGGCAGTATTCTATTGATGGTGGCACTAATTTTACTAGTGGCACAGGCAGTAGTTTTACGCTGACTGAGGGTATTTATGCTGAGAATAGCATTCAGATTAAACAATTTGATGTGGCTGGCAATACCTCAAGCGTCTTTAAGAATGATTCACCTATTGTTATAGACACTACCTCTCTGGCAGCACCGGTGTTGACTTTTATAGATGCAGGTTTAACAAATACAGATCATATTACCAACAATGGCATAGTGATTGTTGGCGGTTTAGTAACAGGTGCAACTTGGCAGTATTCTATTAATGGTGGCACTAGCTTTACTGATGGCAAAGATGACAGTTTTGTTCTGGCTGGAGGCACTTATAGTACTGATGCCATTCAGGTTAAGCAAACTGATGTAGCGGGCAATTCTTCAAGCGTCGTTAAAAATACTTTCTCTATTGTTGTGGACACTACAGACCCAATATTTGCTCCACAACCTACTACAGTCAGTATCCTTGTTAACAGCCCTGTTGCAACTACTGTTTATAGCGCTCAAGCAAGCAACCTTAGTGATGGTGATGTAAATTATGGTATAACTTATAGTATAAAAAATGCGGACACCAGTAAATTTACAATTACTACTAATACTGGCATAGTCACTTACAAAACAATGCAAACGACAGTGCATGGCAATGACACAGTTACCATTATTGCCACTGATGTTGCAGGCAACACAGCAGAGCGAGTCGTTGCTGTATCGGTGAGACCTCTTGCTATACAAGGATTTACTATTCATGGTGAAAATACTGATGATTTGAGTGGATACTCAGTCTCATCAGCAGGTGATGTCAACGGCGATGGTTTGGACGATTTGATTATTGGTGCTAAGGATGCAAGCGCTGCTGCTAATAAAGTCAAATCAGGTAAATTTTATGTTGTATTTGGAAGTGTTGGTCAAGCAGCTGTTAATTTATCAGACATAGCCTTAGGCACAGGTGGCTTTGCTATTAATGGAGAGCATGCTGATGATTCCATTGGTTATTCAGTATCCTCAGCAGGTGATGTAAACGGCGATGGCTTTGACGATTTGATTGTTGGTGCGGTCGGAGTAGATGGGCGCAGATCTGATGTCGGTAAATCTTATGTTATATTTGGAGGAAATAAGGTAACGGATAATGGCACAACTTCCGTTGATTTATTAGGCGGCTTTGAAATCTATGGTTACGATCTTGATGAGGGTGATGGAAGTGGACACTCAGTATCCTCAGCAGGTGATGTAAACGGCGATGGTTTGGATGATTTGATTGTTGGGGCAGCTTTTGCAAACCCTGATGGTAAGAACAATGCGGGAATGTCTTATGTTGTGTTTGGAAAGAGTGATGAATCTTCAATTTATTTAAAATCCAGTTCCCCAATTTTAGGTGGATTTGCTATTAAAGGTGAGATTCAAGGTAGCTACAGTGGAGCCTCAGTATCCTCAGCAGGTGATGTAAACGGCGATGGCTTGGATGATGTGATTATTGGTGCCCATAACGACACTGGTAAATCTTATGTTGTATTTGGTAAAGCAGATAGTAATTCGGTTGATTTATCAGACATAGCCTCAGGCACAGGTGGGTTTGTTATTAATGGTGAGCTTTCAGGTAGCCAGAGTGGATTCTCAGTATCCTCAGCAGGTGATGTGAATGGCGATGGGTTGGACGATTTGATTATTGGTGCCTATAAGGCATATGGTGGATATTATCATGTTGGTAAATCTTATGTTGTATTTGGTAAAACAGACAAAACTGCCATTAATTTATCAGACATATCCTCAGGTACAGGTGGTTTTGCTATTAAGGGTGATAATGGGGTTGCTTGGGATAAAAGTGGATACTCAGTATCCTCAGCAGGTGATGTGAATGGCGACGGTTTGGATGATTTAATTATTGGTGCCCCAGGGGCAAGTCTTACTGAGAGTAAGAGGATTGTTAACGGAAGAAGTGATATGCATAGAGATGAAGGCAAATCTTATATTGTATTTGGCAAAACAGACGGAACTGTCGTTAATTTAATAAACATATCTTTAGGCAGAGGTGGTTTTGTTATTAATGGAAAGAATCACGGCGATCAAAGCGGATTCTCAGTAGCCGCAGCAGGTGATGTGAATGGTGATGGCTTGGATGATTTGATTATTGGCGCTTATACGGCAAGCTCCAATGGTAAATCCAATGCAGGTGAATCTTTCGTCGTGTTTGGTAAAACCGACACAAAAGCTATTGGTTTAGTAGATATTAGTAATACCTCAGGTGTTACTGCCCATACAGTTGATTTTCTAGGTGACGATAATAATGACACACTAACAGGTACCGTTGCCGATGAGTTGTTTGTTACTGGTTTAGGTAATGATGTTTTAACGGGTAACGGCGGTACCGATGTTTTTAATGCAGGCAAGGGCGACGACATTATTATTATTAATGCGGACAACCTTGCTAAACTCTCCAGTAAGGTGCTTAGTAGTCATTTACTCGCTCGTGTTGATGGTGGCGGCAATATCGATACGCTAAAATTAGCAGGCACTGACCTAACCTTAGATCTTACGCAAATAGACAATGGCCGCATTCAAGACATTGAAATCATTGATTTAACAGGTTCAGGTAACAATACTTTGAAACTTAATCTTAATGACTTATTGGATATTTCCAGCTCAACCAATGTTCTTAAAGTTATGGGTGATGCGGGTGATAAAGTTGATATAGAACTTAGTAGCAATGCTTTTATTCAAGGTTCTGCAGAAACAAAGGATGGCATTACTTATGATATTTATAGCAATGCTAACGCCTCCACTGCAAAATTGTGGATAGATCAAGATTTAGCGGTGGTTTAA